A window from Vigna radiata var. radiata cultivar VC1973A unplaced genomic scaffold, Vradiata_ver6 scaffold_399, whole genome shotgun sequence encodes these proteins:
- the LOC106780477 gene encoding 11-oxo-beta-amyrin 30-oxidase-like, which produces MITLYRPSDFVSIMEVFSFSSSTAIVCLVSVIAGVIPLWALKMVYTLWLRPKRFEKLLRAQGLRGDPYTFSLFTPNQNPAPQNNPQSQSFLVSDDVAPRLSLLPNNTVAKYGKNSYLWEGTTPKVIITDPNQIKEVFNNIHDFQKQKISGIAKFLVNGLINSEGDKWVQHRKIINPAFHLEKLKNMLPAFSQSCHDVISEWKGMLSSDGKCEIDVSPFIRNLTRDVISRTAFGSSYAEGKKIFQLLRIQGNLVMTGKYNNTPILRHLPTPTKMKLRAVDKEMKNSIGNIIKKREKAMKKGESNSKDLLGLLLESNQMEIQGHGNNKSFGMSIEEVIGECKLFYIAGQDTTSSLLVWTLIMLSRYPEWQKRAREEVLHVFGKQNPNIDGLSQLKTMTMILYEVLRLFPPIVFHNRTLQRDMELGNLSLPAGVNVTLPIFLLHQDVDIWGNDAMKFKPERFSEGVAKATKGQVVFYPFGWGPRICIGQNFALLEAKVVLSLFLQNFSFELSPVYVHAPAVMLSLQPKHGAPLILQKL; this is translated from the exons ATGATTACTCTGTACCGTCCTTCTGACTTTGTCTCAATAATGGAGGTattctcattttcttcctcAACAGCAATAGTGTGTCTGGTGAGCGTGATCGCTGGTGTGATTCCGTTATGGGCGTTGAAGATGGTGTACACGCTGTGGCTTAGGCCTAAGAGGTTCGAGAAACTTCTGAGAGCACAAGGTCTTCGTGGTGACCCATACACCTTTTCACTTTTCACCCCAAACCAAAACCCTGCTCCACAAAACAACCCTCAATCGCAATCTTTTCTTGTCTCCGACGATGTTGCTCCTCGCTTGTCCTTGCTGCCTAACAACACTGTTGCCAAATACG GCAAGAATTCCTATTTATGGGAAGGCACAACACCAAAGGTCATCATTACTGAtccaaatcaaatcaaagaagTCTTCAATAACATTCATGATTTCCAGAAACAAAAGATAAGTGGCATTGCCAAGTTCTTGGTCAATGGTCTGATAAACTCAGAGGGTGATAAGTGGGTTCAACATCGAAAGATAATCAACCCTGCATTCCACTTGGAAAAATTGAAA AACATGCTACCAGCATTTTCCCAAAGTTGCCATGATGTGATTAGCGAGTGGAAGGGAATGTTATCATCAGATGGAAAATGTGAGATTGACGTTTCGCCTTTCATTCGGAATTTGACTCGTGATGTAATTTCTAGAACAGCTTTCGGAAGCAGCTATGCAGAAGGAAAAAAGATATTTCAGCTTCTCAGAATTCAGGGGAACCTTGTCATGACTGGAAAGTACAATAACACACCAATATTGCG GCATTTACCAACACCTACCAAAATGAAGTTGAGAGCAGTtgataaagaaatgaaaaattcaattggaaatatcataaaaaaacgAGAGAAAGCCATGAAGAAGGGTGAATCCAACAGTAAAGATTTATTAGGCTTACTTTTAGAATCAAATCAAATGGAAATCCAAGGACATGGAAACAATAAGAGTTTTGGAATGAGTATTGAAGAAGTAATTGGTGAGTGCAAGTTATTCTACATAGCAGGGCAAGACACGACTTCATCTCTGCTGGTTTGGACATTGATCATGTTGAGTAGGTATCCTGAATGGCAAAAACGAGCTAGGGAGGAAGTTCTTCATgtttttggaaaacaaaatccaaacATTGATGGGTTGAGTCAGCTCAAAACT ATGACCATGATTCTGTATGAAGTTCTGAGGTTATTCCCTCCCATTGTTTTCCACAATCGCACACTCCAGAGGGATATGGAACTTGGAAACCTGTCACTACCTGCAGGAGTAAATGTTACCTTGCCAATTTTTTTACTTCATCAGGATGTTGATATATGGGGTAATGATGCAATGAAGTTCAAACCAGAAAGGTTCTCTGAAGGTGTTGCTAAGGCAACAAAAGGCCAAGTTGTATTTTACCCATTTGGATGGGGTCCTAGAATTTGCATTGGCCAAAACTTTGCCTTGTTGGAGGCCAAGGTTGTCTTGTCATTGTTTCTGCAGAATTTCTCATTCGAGCTTTCTCCTGTTTATGTGCATGCTCCTGCAGTTATGCTTAGTTTGCAACCAAAACACGGTGCGCCACTTATTTTGCAAAAGCTATGA